A section of the Anabaena cylindrica PCC 7122 genome encodes:
- a CDS encoding precorrin-8X methylmutase produces MSNYIRDADEIYRNSFAIIRAEANLDILPPDVAKIAVRMIHACGMTDIVTDLGYSPRAVESGRKALASGAPILCDCRMVAEGVTRKRLPTNNQVICTLNDPEVPEIAKRLRNTRSAAALELWRFHLDGAIVAIGNAPTALFRILEMLDERVPRPALILGFPVGFVGAAESKAALAANSRNVPFLTLHGRRGGSAIAAAAINALATEEE; encoded by the coding sequence ATGTCTAACTATATACGTGATGCTGACGAAATATACCGCAATTCTTTTGCGATTATCCGGGCAGAAGCAAACTTAGATATCTTACCGCCTGATGTAGCAAAAATCGCAGTACGGATGATTCATGCCTGTGGAATGACGGATATTGTCACAGACTTGGGATATTCACCAAGGGCAGTGGAGTCAGGTAGAAAAGCTTTAGCATCAGGCGCACCAATTTTGTGCGATTGTCGGATGGTGGCCGAAGGTGTGACAAGAAAAAGATTACCTACTAATAATCAAGTTATCTGCACCCTAAATGATCCTGAAGTTCCAGAAATAGCGAAACGGTTGCGAAATACGCGGTCAGCAGCAGCTTTAGAATTATGGCGTTTCCATTTAGATGGGGCAATAGTCGCAATTGGTAATGCACCTACAGCCTTATTTAGGATATTGGAAATGCTAGATGAACGTGTGCCACGTCCAGCATTGATATTGGGCTTTCCTGTGGGCTTTGTTGGTGCAGCAGAATCAAAAGCAGCGTTGGCAGCAAATAGCCGCAATGTACCGTTTTTAACTTTACATGGAAGGAGGGGCGGAAGTGCGATCGCAGCTGCTGCCATTAATGCCTTAGCAACAGAGGAAGAATAA
- a CDS encoding histidine triad nucleotide-binding protein, producing MSNTTDTIFSKIIRKEVPANIVYEDDLALAFTDVNPQAPVHILVIPKKPIVNLATAEPEDQALLGHLLLTVQKVAAQAGLENGYRVVMNTGVDGGQTVYHLHIHILGRRPMSWPPG from the coding sequence ATGAGTAACACCACAGACACCATTTTTAGCAAAATTATCCGTAAAGAAGTTCCCGCAAATATCGTTTATGAGGATGACTTAGCTTTAGCCTTCACAGATGTTAACCCCCAAGCACCAGTTCACATCCTCGTCATTCCCAAAAAACCCATAGTTAACCTCGCAACAGCCGAACCAGAAGATCAAGCTTTATTAGGACATCTTTTATTAACAGTCCAGAAAGTCGCAGCACAAGCCGGACTAGAAAACGGTTATCGCGTAGTTATGAATACTGGTGTTGATGGCGGTCAAACAGTCTATCACCTACATATACATATACTAGGCCGTCGCCCTATGTCCTGGCCTCCTGGTTGA
- the cobJ gene encoding precorrin-3B C(17)-methyltransferase, whose translation MNKRVAPAIVVLSQNSVALGRQIISVLPRAKLYGLANRTSDVDVSFTNFGETLRELFAAGTPLIGICAAGILIRTLAPLLTNKGQEPPVLAVAEDGSAVVPLLGGLSGVNDLARQIAAMLDIQAAITTTGDLRFRTALLSPPAGYHLANPEDAKKFIADLLAGAKVKLEGTASWLSESQLPIDPNGELTIQITENLGTPQPNCLVYHLEKIAAIDSETNEKQRGKLAIIGTGPGASKWMSSEVKEILNAATDLVGYKTYINLIGSLADGKHIHESDNREEEARAKMALDLAAEGKYVVVVSSGDPGIFAMATAVFEVLDRYNKPEWQNIDIQVAPGISAMQATAAAIGAPLGHDFCAISLSDILKPWEIIIQRITAAAQGDFVIAFYNPVSKERTWQLAAAKNILLQYRKPDTPVVLGRNLGRPGQVVKVITIEHLKPTDADMRTLIIVGSSQTRQMQSNHTKWVYTPRRYQT comes from the coding sequence ATGAACAAAAGGGTTGCACCTGCCATCGTCGTACTAAGTCAAAATAGTGTAGCATTAGGACGGCAAATTATCAGTGTTTTACCAAGGGCTAAATTATACGGTTTAGCCAATCGCACCTCAGATGTTGATGTGAGTTTTACAAATTTTGGCGAAACCTTACGGGAATTATTCGCTGCTGGGACACCTTTAATCGGCATTTGTGCGGCTGGTATTCTGATTAGAACCCTTGCACCTCTGCTAACAAATAAAGGACAAGAACCGCCAGTATTAGCCGTAGCTGAAGATGGTAGTGCCGTAGTCCCGCTTTTAGGTGGACTCAGTGGGGTGAATGATTTAGCACGTCAAATTGCAGCAATGTTAGATATACAAGCAGCAATTACAACCACAGGAGATTTACGTTTTCGTACAGCTTTGTTATCTCCTCCTGCTGGATATCATTTAGCTAACCCAGAAGATGCCAAAAAGTTTATTGCTGATTTACTCGCAGGGGCAAAAGTTAAATTAGAAGGAACAGCCTCCTGGTTGAGTGAAAGTCAACTACCAATTGACCCCAATGGAGAGTTAACAATTCAGATAACTGAAAACTTGGGAACTCCTCAACCCAACTGTTTAGTTTATCACCTGGAAAAAATTGCGGCTATTGACTCCGAAACCAATGAAAAACAACGCGGAAAATTAGCCATAATTGGTACTGGCCCCGGTGCATCAAAATGGATGTCTTCTGAAGTCAAAGAAATTCTCAACGCTGCAACTGATTTAGTCGGTTATAAAACCTACATAAATTTAATCGGTTCTTTAGCAGATGGTAAACATATCCATGAATCCGACAACCGGGAAGAAGAAGCACGGGCAAAAATGGCGCTAGACTTAGCCGCAGAAGGAAAATATGTAGTAGTAGTGTCTTCCGGCGACCCTGGCATTTTTGCAATGGCTACAGCAGTATTTGAAGTTCTAGACCGCTACAACAAACCAGAATGGCAAAATATTGATATTCAAGTCGCCCCTGGAATCTCAGCCATGCAAGCCACCGCAGCAGCCATTGGCGCACCATTAGGGCATGACTTCTGTGCTATTTCTCTATCTGACATTTTGAAGCCTTGGGAAATTATCATCCAACGCATCACCGCAGCCGCCCAAGGTGATTTTGTCATCGCATTTTATAATCCTGTTTCTAAAGAACGGACTTGGCAATTAGCCGCAGCTAAAAATATCTTATTGCAGTACAGAAAGCCAGATACCCCAGTGGTATTAGGGCGGAATTTGGGCAGACCTGGACAAGTGGTAAAAGTTATTACCATTGAACACTTAAAACCCACAGATGCTGATATGCGAACCCTGATTATTGTTGGTTCTTCTCAAACTCGGCAGATGCAAAGCAATCATACCAAGTGGGTTTATACGCCGCGCCGTTACCAAACCTAA
- a CDS encoding precorrin-2 C(20)-methyltransferase: MNSGGRLYGIGVGPGDPELLTLKALRLLQSAPVIAYQSAIDKESIARKIVSPYLPGNQIEVLYHLPRALEPEKAKSIYDQEVEPIAAHLAAGRDVVVLCEGDPFFYGSFMYIFTRLSDQYQTEVVPGISSLMACPVSLGVPFTYYNDVLTVLPATLSTEMLTSHLLTTDAAAIMKLGRHFTKVRDILHQLGMASRAKYIERATTTQQRIVSLDEVNPEDVPYFSMIVIPTKQKL; the protein is encoded by the coding sequence ATGAACAGTGGAGGTCGTCTATATGGAATTGGTGTCGGCCCAGGAGATCCAGAACTATTGACACTAAAAGCCCTGCGATTATTACAGTCTGCCCCTGTTATTGCCTATCAATCAGCAATAGACAAAGAAAGTATCGCCAGAAAAATAGTGTCGCCATATTTACCCGGCAATCAAATCGAGGTATTATATCATCTCCCCCGTGCCTTAGAACCCGAAAAAGCCAAATCCATTTACGACCAAGAAGTTGAACCCATTGCTGCACATCTGGCAGCAGGTCGTGATGTAGTTGTACTGTGTGAAGGTGATCCGTTTTTCTATGGGTCATTTATGTATATTTTTACACGTTTGTCTGACCAGTACCAAACGGAAGTTGTTCCCGGTATATCTTCACTCATGGCCTGTCCCGTGTCCTTGGGCGTTCCCTTCACCTACTACAACGATGTCCTCACAGTACTACCTGCTACACTATCTACAGAAATGCTCACTTCACATCTATTAACAACAGATGCGGCCGCAATTATGAAACTGGGTCGCCATTTTACAAAAGTACGCGATATCCTACATCAATTAGGCATGGCATCGCGGGCAAAATATATTGAACGGGCAACAACAACCCAGCAGCGAATTGTCTCCCTAGATGAAGTGAACCCAGAGGACGTTCCTTATTTCTCCATGATTGTCATCCCGACAAAACAGAAGCTATGA